The region GCTCCTTGTAGCCGACCTGGCCGTTCTCCAGCCGGTGGATCTTCCATTCGGATGCGCGGATCGCCTCGCCGGCCTGCTCGCGGGTGATGCCCTGCTCGGTGCGGAGCCGGCGGAGC is a window of Actinomycetes bacterium DNA encoding:
- a CDS encoding helix-turn-helix transcriptional regulator, with the translated sequence MLVGAQLRRLRTEQGITREQAGEAIRASEWKIHRLENGQVGYKE